In Myxocyprinus asiaticus isolate MX2 ecotype Aquarium Trade chromosome 46, UBuf_Myxa_2, whole genome shotgun sequence, a single window of DNA contains:
- the LOC127436216 gene encoding transmembrane protein 80-like produces MAIGQAGKNTNILSSILLQILLYLSGAYSVFYFLSTLSMIIYKSHVLSYPDGQLTLDVCLLFLMAGFEVMRVYWGVRGNLQESEIYTGSNLIAMVATVLLALYFVIWQSYVLRADVIIGAILLCLYGLTGIMGLGAFARFTS; encoded by the exons ATGGCGATTGGACAAGCAG gaaaaaacacaaatatt CTTTCATCCATACTGCTGCAAATCCTGCTGTATCTGTCTGGAGCTTACAGTGTGTTTTACTTCCTGTCAACTCTCTCCATGATCATCTACAAGA GTCATGTGCTAAGTTACCCCGATGGCCAACTCACTCTAGACGTCTGTCTGCTGTTTCTCATGGCTGGATTCGAGGTCATGAGGGTGTACTGGG GGGTCAGGGGGAACCTACAGGAAAGCGAGATCTACACGGGTTCCAATCTGATCGCCATGGTGGCCACAGTGCTGTTGGCACTCTATTTCGTAATTTGGCAGTCGTACGTTCTGCGAGCCGATGTCATCATCGGCGCCATCTTGCTCTGCTTGTATGGTCTTACAGGAATCATGGGTCTCGGGGCTTTTGCACGCTTCACCAG TTAG